The Thiorhodovibrio frisius genome segment GACCAGATAATTGCTCTGGCGCTCGATGGAGGTATCGATGTGATACTGATAAGGCCGCGCGGGATCGAGTTTCCAGCGTAAAAAATCGCTGAAATTGTCATGGCCGCCCAGATAATGCGGACGCTCGCGGCGGATGTGATGATAGGAGCTGACTTGCAGATCCCAAGGGTTGCGAACAAAGGCGAACTTAAACAGCCCATCGAACACCTCGCGCGGTAGCAACTCCTTGGCGGCGATGATCCGGGCATGACGTGGCAGCTTGAGCGCCAGGCGATGGCCGCTCAGATGACTGAAGCGCGCGCATAGAAACATCGGCCAATACCAGGGGTCGCGCCAGCGTTGGCGGCTCAGCGCCGCGCGCAGGCTGGTGCCACCAGTCTTGGCAATATGAACGAACAAAAAACCATGGCCGGGCGAGAGCAGCATGGCGCTATTCTAGCCTGAATTTGGCCCGAATCTGATCGGGAACTGGCCAACCTCTGGTCGGAATCTGGCCTGAGCGGACGCAGTGCGGCCTCGCCGGATGGTTTCTTTGCGTGATGCGCTCTTGGTGAGGGGCTCAGACTGGATCGGATTCCCGTGGCACTAGGTCTCGGTATGCGTGCCAGGTGGCATGCCCGAGCAGCGGCATGGCGATGGCGAGCCCGACGTAAAAGGTCACAAAGCCCAAGCCGATGACCATCACAATGATGGTTGCCCACAAACCCATCGGCAGCCAGTTGGTGGTGACCGCCTTCACGCTGGTGCGAATGGCGGTGAGACCGTCGATTTTCCGATCCACCAGCATGGGCACCGAAATGGCACTGATGGCATAGGCCAGTCCTGCCAGTACAAAGCCGACCAATACGCTCGCAAAGACAAAAGCATTATTCTCGCCGGACAAGAAGACCACGCTGAAGAAGCTCTCCAGTGGCGGTTGCAGATTGGTATAAAGCATCGCAAAAAGCACGAAATTCGCCAGCATCCAGAACTGCATAATGAGAATTAGCCCGGCGGTAATAATGCTGAGCTGCCCCTGGTTACGCTTCCATGCCTCGAGCGCGTTGCAAAACTGCAAAGGTTCTCCGCGTTCGAGATGCGCGCTGATCTGATAGAGCCCCAGCCCGACCACAGGTGCGAGCAGATAAAAGCCAGCGGCAAGAAAAGGCACGATAAACACATAGCCCTCAGACACCAGCGCCCAAGTCATTAGCGCGCTGATCAGCACCACGACCGCTCCATAGGTCAGGCTGTAGCGACGCGCCTGCTGGATGTCCTGCCAGCCTTTTCTGAGCCATTCCCAGGGTTGGGCAGGCGTGATGCGGTTGACGCGGATGCCGTCGTCCGGGGTTGCGCTTGGCACTGCGACCCGATCAATGCTTGGGGCCTGATCGATAGTTGGATTTTCCATGCTGAACTCCTCTTTTGATGGTCAGGGCTTGATGGGTCAGCCCTTGCGGCGCTGCGGGCGTAATGGCGACCACCCGTCGCAGGCTTGGTTCTTGTAATCGTTGCATCAGCGGATGACGGGCCTGGTCGACCTGACCGGGCGCGGGTTTTGAACACCAGCCGCCAGGAAAAGACCAAGTAAATTTGTCATCCACTGCCATGGATAGTCGCGAAAAAATCCCCGAATTTCAAGCAGGATTCGATCAGTGGTGGTCCAAGATCCAGCATCGCTTTGGCTGCGCCGACATGGTGCGCTGATTGTTGCCTTTCGCACCAATCGAGAGCCATGCACCCTGTCTTTGTCCCAACTTGGAGGCGGTCATGTCTGGCCGTGCTAAGCCCATCTGGTACTGGCGTGATTTGTGCACTGATGCCTGACAGGACAGGTAGCAGGAGCACCGGCGATGGGACGCAGAATTCTTAACCACGACATCATGAACTGCACCGCCGACGGAGTGCTGGGAAATCATCTTTATTCGGGGCGAGCGGTGGGCATCAGCAATACTGACGATATCCTGATGCTGCATCCGCAATTGCAACACGACTGGGATGCCCTCTGCGCCCATTATCAGCGGATCGGGCTCGACCACAGCCGACAGGTGGTCTGGGATGTTGATCGCGGGCGCCTGAGCGACTTTGCAGACCATCAGCCATCCCTGTTCTTTTTCGGCCCCGAGGAGCACCAGGTGCGTCCCGATCCGGCCTGGCATGACGCAGTGGTCAGCATGAATTGCAA includes the following:
- a CDS encoding sulfotransferase family 2 domain-containing protein, which codes for MLLSPGHGFLFVHIAKTGGTSLRAALSRQRWRDPWYWPMFLCARFSHLSGHRLALKLPRHARIIAAKELLPREVFDGLFKFAFVRNPWDLQVSSYHHIRRERPHYLGGHDNFSDFLRWKLDPARPYQYHIDTSIERQSNYLVDLDGRPCVDFIGRYEQLDDDFQHICRHLGLRPRPLPHHRRAPERKRDYRHYYTDETAEWIARYFARDISWFGYHFDPQISPRPSAETRALFTPPPKNPRSPASLESR
- a CDS encoding DUF2189 domain-containing protein, yielding MENPTIDQAPSIDRVAVPSATPDDGIRVNRITPAQPWEWLRKGWQDIQQARRYSLTYGAVVVLISALMTWALVSEGYVFIVPFLAAGFYLLAPVVGLGLYQISAHLERGEPLQFCNALEAWKRNQGQLSIITAGLILIMQFWMLANFVLFAMLYTNLQPPLESFFSVVFLSGENNAFVFASVLVGFVLAGLAYAISAISVPMLVDRKIDGLTAIRTSVKAVTTNWLPMGLWATIIVMVIGLGFVTFYVGLAIAMPLLGHATWHAYRDLVPRESDPV